A portion of the Oncorhynchus clarkii lewisi isolate Uvic-CL-2024 chromosome 27, UVic_Ocla_1.0, whole genome shotgun sequence genome contains these proteins:
- the LOC139385496 gene encoding A-kinase anchor protein 1, mitochondrial-like yields MPLRFRSIVPYTLPGVLALIGWWWYISRKKEQITNRDSEEGAAAMGLLMSPALSEGSNGLVEKGTVSPCRTAITPTTSSRVRPSKANEQQSTEQDVVAQIHIPAIKAEAVEVQSTSCSPTERASHHPDRASAVSDPGVDNCRQTPMSISPAASPLPTQTREGSSGPPGEHWATVQSPPATIALVTVPVKSTVTEQVPAPVKEAISTASEALVLSQTAHDTTSSSIAADLTNAERPDPEGEVAAAHEAAVAFTQNLLVELVAKDSLPVSSSSTKDELPSSPVISAEMPARALKVVIHEPLFPETPISSQGSYHAVITSTLASPAQGPQQENGAPGSTEELEYLAAGLITEVISAATQEVLSVTSCPETWLGQSATEHSFRSTPLANGRPCSEQEPLTRNMEEGPSPISHSETEWREQQKEGIPNGCPPTPAWEHMGTANALSNSWATASPQEGRQEVRGVPSNLDKLKGDGGVMVAEDSACSTCHSEDGVSSEDQQSRENQEDLIQVSGISEGEGSLPQAPEEVVTEAEVMAALPGHVLGAVGQVKRFNGMGLRNGSHGMSETETDQSGGSDVNSMDSVDSGCTMGARDSGSPAMALGSELIVWEIEVPKHLVGRLIGKQGRYVSFLKQSSGAKIYISTLPYTQEFQICHIEGSQQQVDKALSLIGKKFKDLDLTNLYAPPPLPLTLPSLPMTTWLLLPSGVTVEVIVVNIVSAGHLFVQQHTHPTYHALRSLDQQMFLCYSQPETPTLPSPAEVGVICAAPAVEGSWWRAQVISFYKDTNEVEIRYVDYGGYDRVKIDTLRQIRSDFVTLPFQGAEVLLDNIAPLLGEKSFSTEATSALEEMTRGVALLAQVTNYDNNTGLPLVQMWNMVGEELLSVNRTLAERALGTWVDSF; encoded by the exons ATGCCACTGAGGTTCCGGTCTATTGTCCCGTACACGCTGCCTGGAGTGCTGGCGCTTATAGGCTGGTGGTGGTACATCTCACGCAAGAAAGAGCAAATCACCAACCGCGACAGTGAAGAGGGGGCAGCGGCCATGGGCCTGCTGATGTCCCCGGCTCTCAGTGAGGGCAGCAACGGCCTGGTAGAGAAAGGGACAGTGTCCCCCTGCAGGACAGCCATTACCCCAACAACCAGCAGCAGAGTGAGACCATCCAAGGCCAACGAGCAACAGTCAACAGAACAGGACGTCGTAGCACAGATTCACATCCCGGCCATTAAGGCCGAGGCAGTAGAGGTACAGAGTACCTCCTGCTCACCTACAGAGAGGGCCTCCCACCACCCAGACAGAGCCAGCGCAGTCTCAGACCCTGGTGTAGATAACTGCCGACAGACACCCATGAGCATTTCTCCCGCAGCCTCGCCTTTACCAACACAGACAAGGGAGGGGAGCTCGGGCCCCCCGGGAGAACACTGGGCCACTGTGCAGAGCCCGCCAGCCACCATTGCCTTGGTTACAGTGCCGGTGAAATCAACGGTTACCGAGCAGGTCCCTGCTCCAGTGAAGGAGGCCATCTCCACAGCATCAGAAGCACTTGTACTCTCCCAGACGGCCCACGACACGACTAGTTCCTCCATAGCAGCAGACCTGACGAATGCAGAGAGGCCCGATCCAGAGGGAGAGGTGGCAGCAGCCCATGAGGCAGCAGTGGCCTTCACACAGAACCTGCTGGTGGAGCTAGTGGCTAAAGATTCGCTCCCGGTCTCCTCCAGCAGTACCAAAGATGAGCTGCCCTCCTCGCCTGTCATCTCAGCTGAGATGCCGGCCCGGGCCCTGAAAGTAGTCATACATGAACCCCTCTTCCCAGAGACCCCCATATCATCGCAGGGCTCCTACCATGCCGTCATCACCAGTACTCTGGCCTCCCCAGCCCAAGGCCCCCAGCAAGAGAACGGGGCACCTGGCAGCACTGAGGAGCTGGAGTACCTGGCAGCAGGTCTGATCACTGAGGTCATCTCTGCAGCCACCCAGGAGGTCCTCAGTGTTACCTCCTGTCCAGAGACCTGGCTCGGCCAATCCGCCACCGAGCACAGCTTCAGAAGCACCCCACTGGCCAATGGGAGGCCATGCTCTGAGCAAGAGCCACTCACAAGGAACATGGAGGAAGGGCCCTCCCCAATAAGCCACTctgagacagagtggagagagcagcagaAAGAAGGGATCCCCAATGGTTGCCCGCCTACCCCGGCATGGGAGCACATGGGGACAGCGAACGCACTGAGTAACTCCTGGGCAACAGCATCCCCGCAGGAGGGGAGGCAAGAAGTGAGGGGCGTGCCTAGCAACCTGGACAAACTGAAGGGAGATGGGGGGGTGATGGTGGCAGAGGACTCAGCCTGTAGTACGTGCCACTCTGAGGATGGGGTCAGCAGTGAGGACCAGCAGAGCAGGGAGAACCAGGAGGATCTGATCCAGGTGTCAGGGATATCTGAGGGGGAGGGTAGTCTGCCCCAAGCCCCAGAAGAGGTAGTGACCGAGGCAGAGGTCATGGCAGCCCTACCAGGCCATGTGCTGGGTGCTGTTGGCCAAGTGAAGAGGTTCAACGGCATGGGCCTGAGGAACGGTTCTCATGGGATGAGTGAGACTGAGACCGATCAGTCTGGAG gctcGGATGTGAACAGCATGGACTCGGTCGACAGCGGCTGCACCATGGGAGCTAGGGACAGTGGCAGCCCTGCCATGGCTCTGGGCTCTGAACTCATCGTTTGGGAGATTGAGGTGCCAAAG catctgGTGGGTCGGTTAATTGGGAAACAGGGGCGATACGTGAGCTTCCTGAAGCAAAGCTCTGGTGCGAAGATCTACATCTCCACCCTCCCTTACACTCAAGAGTTCCAGATCTGCCACATAGAGG GTTCCCAGCAGCAGGTGGACAAAGCCTTGTCCCTGATCGGGAAGAAGTTTAAGGATTTGGACCTGACCAACCTCTATGCTCCCCCACCTCTGCCGCTCACGCTGCCCTCGCTGCCCATGACCACCTGG CTTCTTCTCCCCAGCGGTGTGACCGTAGAGGTGATCGTAGTGAACATTGTGTCGGCGGGTCACCTCTTCGTCCAGCAGCACACACACCCTACGTACCACGCCCTGCGCAGCCTGGACCAGCAGATGTTCCTGTGTTACTCCCAGCCAGAGACACCCACCCTGCCCTCGCCTGCTGAGG tgggGGTGATCTGTGCGGCGCCGGCGGTAGAGGGATCCTGGTGGAGAGCCCAGGTCATCTCCTTCTACAAAGACACCAACGAGGTTGAGATCCGATATGTGGACTATGGCGGCTATGATAGAGTGAAGATTGACACACTACGACAAATAAG GTCGGACTTCGTAACATTACCGTTCCAAGGTGCAGAAGTATTACTGGACAACATTGCCCCCCTTCTAG GAGAGAAGAGCTTTTCAACAGAGGCCACCTCTGCGCTGGAGGAGATGACGAGAGGGGTAGCACTGCTTGCACAG GTCACAAACTACGACAACAACACTGGTCTCCCATTGGTACAGATGTGGAATATGGTTGGAGAAGAG CTGCTATCAGTGAACCGCACACTGGCAGAGCGAGCATTGGGTACCTGGGTTGACAGCTTTTGA